One window of the Asticcacaulis sp. SL142 genome contains the following:
- the flgC gene encoding flagellar basal body rod protein FlgC, which translates to MPTIKSQRGENLVQNSAMVAAASALKAQQARMRIIAENIANAQSTAKTPGGDPYRRQVPVFQAAPIDGTTGVRLAQVKPDMSDFSVEHDPSHPAADARGYVKRPNVNSLIETMDMREAQRAYEANLNVIDTARAMQQRTIDILKR; encoded by the coding sequence ATGCCTACGATCAAATCTCAGCGCGGTGAAAACCTGGTTCAGAACTCGGCTATGGTCGCGGCGGCATCTGCCCTTAAGGCCCAGCAGGCGCGGATGCGTATCATCGCTGAAAACATCGCCAATGCTCAATCGACTGCCAAAACCCCCGGCGGTGATCCGTACCGCCGTCAGGTGCCGGTGTTTCAGGCCGCCCCCATCGACGGCACAACCGGCGTGAGATTGGCCCAGGTCAAGCCGGACATGAGCGACTTTTCGGTTGAGCATGACCCGTCCCATCCGGCGGCTGATGCCAGGGGCTATGTCAAACGCCCCAACGTCAATTCGCTGATTGAAACCATGGACATGCGCGAAGCCCAGCGCGCCTATGAAGCCAACCTTAATGTCATCGATACCGCGCGCGCTATGCAGCAGCGCACGATCGATATCTTAAAGAGATAG
- the fliE gene encoding flagellar hook-basal body complex protein FliE: protein MNPILAAKAYGAAQSQFNKISGGEEAGGTPDIGSKFSSLLQNTVQQTYASTANAENQIALQAQGKTELIDAVTAISSAEASLETVIAVRDQVIAAYQEIMRMPI from the coding sequence ATGAACCCGATCCTCGCGGCCAAGGCCTATGGTGCCGCCCAAAGTCAGTTCAATAAAATATCCGGCGGCGAAGAAGCGGGCGGCACGCCGGATATCGGCTCTAAGTTCTCAAGCCTGCTGCAAAATACCGTGCAGCAGACCTATGCCTCAACCGCCAATGCCGAAAATCAGATCGCTTTGCAGGCTCAGGGCAAGACCGAACTGATTGATGCGGTGACGGCGATTTCCAGCGCCGAGGCGTCGTTAGAGACGGTTATCGCCGTAAGAGACCAAGTCATCGCGGCTTATCAAGAAATCATGCGCATGCCGATTTAA
- the fliQ gene encoding flagellar biosynthesis protein FliQ has translation MTGGEVLDVGRDAIWLTIQLCAPVLLVGLVVGVVIGLFQALTQIQEATLIYAPKIIAIFATLLLALPFMGGLLSTFMREIAARIAGM, from the coding sequence ATGACCGGTGGCGAAGTTTTGGATGTGGGCCGCGATGCGATCTGGCTGACGATACAGCTCTGTGCGCCGGTGTTGCTGGTCGGCCTCGTCGTCGGTGTGGTTATCGGCCTGTTTCAGGCTTTGACCCAGATTCAGGAAGCCACCCTGATCTATGCCCCCAAGATTATCGCCATCTTCGCTACCTTGTTGTTAGCCCTGCCGTTTATGGGGGGGCTGTTATCGACCTTTATGCGTGAGATTGCGGCCCGAATCGCGGGGATGTGA
- the fliR gene encoding flagellar biosynthetic protein FliR has protein sequence MSLPLTPVDVQAATDAVSFFGPSQQVWAAGLIFLRIGAVVMLLPGLGDQAVPPRMRLGFSLVFSLMMLPILGPQIPPLPASVGEAGGLIILEMLIGLMMGSLIRVFIASLAIAGEILSLSTTLSFSQTANPMQAQPGTSLATFLALLGLVLIYATGLHHLFIEGIVDSYQIFTPGKALMIGDAVTLMIRTVAQTFMVAIQISAPVIAFSLIFNVATGFVGRIMPQFPIFFASSPLSVLLGLSVFAIGLGVSGTVFLEHYRDFLATFIRRG, from the coding sequence ATGAGCCTCCCGCTAACCCCCGTTGACGTTCAGGCCGCCACCGATGCGGTGTCGTTCTTTGGCCCGTCGCAGCAGGTGTGGGCGGCCGGGCTGATTTTCCTGCGTATCGGGGCCGTGGTCATGCTCTTGCCGGGCTTGGGCGATCAGGCCGTGCCGCCGCGGATGCGCTTAGGGTTTTCGCTGGTTTTTTCCCTGATGATGCTGCCGATTCTGGGGCCGCAGATCCCGCCCTTACCCGCAAGTGTCGGTGAGGCCGGCGGTCTGATTATCTTAGAAATGCTGATCGGCCTGATGATGGGGTCGCTTATCCGGGTGTTTATCGCGTCCCTGGCCATTGCCGGGGAAATCCTGTCGCTGAGCACGACCCTGTCCTTTTCCCAGACGGCCAACCCGATGCAGGCGCAGCCGGGCACGAGCCTTGCGACCTTTCTGGCGCTGCTGGGGCTGGTGCTGATCTATGCGACCGGGCTGCACCACCTGTTCATCGAAGGCATCGTTGATTCCTATCAGATTTTCACGCCGGGCAAGGCCCTGATGATCGGGGATGCCGTAACCCTGATGATCCGCACCGTCGCGCAGACCTTCATGGTGGCCATTCAGATTTCAGCCCCCGTCATTGCCTTTAGCCTGATCTTTAATGTTGCCACCGGCTTTGTCGGGCGGATCATGCCGCAGTTTCCGATTTTCTTCGCCTCATCGCCGCTTAGCGTGCTGTTGGGGTTGAGCGTCTTTGCCATAGGTCTTGGGGTGTCGGGGACTGTGTTCCTTGAGCATTACCGTGACTTTCTGGCCACCTTCATCAGGCGTGGCTAA
- the flhB gene encoding flagellar biosynthesis protein FlhB has product MAEGSDEDKTEEASAKKLDDARKRGEVAKTPDLPQVFALIGTCAVIAIYGEKICLSLIESLTPFLAMPHALVKNLDNGGGVEIARHIILMVLPVVGLAMAGAFVLGVAGNLLQTGLLFSTESLKPTFDKLDPIKGFGRLFGIDALVQFLKTFVKVLVTGWICWAVLKPRLMDIPMLAGGSPVLIFPYVRDVLIVMTMAVCIFLALGAGLDFLWQKFRFAQKMKMSRTEQKDEYKQAEGDPHVKARLRQIRMEKGRQRMMANVMTATVVVTNPTHYAVALRYDAEDTPAPMCVAKGVDAVALRIREEAAKHEVMIVEDPPLARALYAAVDLDEIIPEEHFVAVAKLIGFVMARKKRGF; this is encoded by the coding sequence ATGGCCGAGGGTAGTGACGAAGATAAAACAGAAGAAGCCTCGGCCAAGAAACTGGACGACGCGCGAAAACGGGGTGAGGTTGCCAAGACCCCGGACCTGCCGCAGGTATTCGCTCTGATCGGCACCTGCGCGGTCATTGCCATCTACGGCGAGAAAATATGCCTGAGTCTGATTGAGAGCCTGACGCCATTTCTGGCTATGCCGCATGCGTTAGTCAAAAACCTCGATAATGGCGGCGGGGTAGAGATTGCCCGCCATATTATCCTGATGGTCTTGCCGGTGGTGGGGCTGGCCATGGCGGGGGCGTTTGTGCTGGGGGTGGCGGGCAACCTGCTGCAAACCGGTCTTCTGTTTTCGACCGAAAGCCTAAAGCCGACCTTTGATAAGCTCGATCCGATCAAGGGGTTTGGCCGACTGTTTGGCATTGATGCGCTGGTGCAGTTCCTGAAAACCTTCGTTAAGGTGCTGGTCACCGGCTGGATTTGCTGGGCGGTGCTGAAGCCCCGTCTGATGGATATTCCCATGCTGGCGGGCGGATCGCCAGTGCTTATTTTCCCCTATGTGCGCGATGTGTTGATCGTCATGACCATGGCGGTCTGTATCTTTCTGGCGCTGGGGGCGGGGCTTGATTTTCTGTGGCAAAAGTTCCGCTTTGCGCAAAAGATGAAGATGTCGCGCACCGAGCAAAAGGATGAATACAAGCAGGCCGAAGGCGATCCGCACGTCAAGGCCCGCCTGCGCCAGATACGCATGGAAAAGGGCCGTCAGCGCATGATGGCCAATGTTATGACCGCCACGGTCGTGGTCACCAACCCGACCCACTATGCGGTGGCGCTACGCTATGATGCCGAAGACACGCCCGCCCCAATGTGTGTGGCCAAGGGCGTTGATGCCGTCGCTCTGCGCATCCGGGAAGAGGCGGCCAAGCATGAGGTCATGATCGTCGAAGACCCACCGCTGGCGCGCGCGCTCTATGCGGCGGTCGATCTGGATGAAATAATCCCCGAAGAACACTTTGTCGCCGTGGCCAAGCTGATCGGCTTCGTTATGGCGCGAAAGAAGCGGGGGTTTTAA
- the cckA gene encoding cell cycle histidine kinase CckA, producing the protein MSATSNPAVTPAPAFDLKALTSRMTERGSLWTMAWVAVVVLTASGAFWMVSGTLPFGIVLAAVLVAIAGVIGMGLFAFFGDDDAANSGLNAAHLTGALTEAAAVAAMDGRVVASNRAWAEVGGSAKRLPQGEAAQAMFVAMKDARVSGMGRAVVQIGASEFDVTVSRLTDDQVLVRAVPVVVHDVAIYAPPAQGDLSSETFLNDAPDAVQAGHDAGNGAFDSFARGAPFGKALLTGDDLMTATVVGVNTVFAQLLKASADDLTGRGFGDLLTPSSRAETEARLLGGKSGRFDIHLAANPDLPVQMLISEDTTGFMVYLFDVSEQKELEQSLAQVQKMQAIGQFAGGVAHDLNNLLTGLKLRIDELLYNHPLGDPSYDGLKEIRQIGTRAEDLVSKLLAFARKKTVKRVTLNIGELVSEFEVFLRRLMREDVKLETDYGRDLPNIHADKSQMEMAVMNLVVNARDAVHASGGGKVRIKTAVLSQSEAAALGWAEAPEQGAALIEVSDNGPGIPPDIMAKVFEPFFTTKPQGEGTGLGLATVYGIVNQADGHITITSVVAPEPNHGAIFRIFLPVKIEVAMPESAPVAPLVVAKVTPKDMSGAGRILFVEDEDIVRGIAARLLRQRGYEVLEAADGEEALEIIEAENGRFDLLISDVIMPGLDGPSMLKRARPLLGNVPVMFISGYAEAEFSDLLDNEANISFLPKPLDIKTLAERVKEQLAA; encoded by the coding sequence GTGTCCGCAACCTCAAACCCTGCCGTAACGCCCGCGCCCGCCTTTGATCTTAAGGCGCTAACGTCGCGGATGACGGAACGCGGCAGTTTGTGGACCATGGCCTGGGTAGCGGTGGTGGTATTGACGGCCTCCGGCGCGTTCTGGATGGTGTCAGGCACATTACCCTTCGGCATAGTGCTGGCGGCGGTATTGGTGGCGATAGCAGGAGTGATCGGCATGGGCTTATTTGCATTTTTCGGCGATGATGACGCCGCAAACTCTGGCCTGAACGCCGCCCATCTGACCGGGGCACTGACTGAGGCCGCTGCCGTGGCTGCGATGGATGGCCGGGTCGTGGCGTCAAACCGCGCCTGGGCAGAGGTCGGCGGATCGGCCAAACGCTTGCCGCAAGGTGAGGCGGCGCAGGCCATGTTCGTCGCCATGAAAGACGCCCGCGTGAGCGGTATGGGCCGCGCGGTGGTGCAGATCGGGGCCTCTGAGTTTGACGTTACGGTGTCGCGCCTGACCGACGATCAGGTGTTGGTGCGCGCCGTGCCGGTGGTGGTTCACGACGTGGCCATATATGCCCCGCCAGCGCAGGGTGACCTGTCCAGCGAAACCTTTTTAAACGACGCGCCGGATGCTGTCCAAGCTGGTCATGATGCCGGTAACGGTGCCTTTGATTCCTTTGCACGTGGGGCGCCGTTTGGTAAGGCCCTGCTGACCGGCGATGATCTGATGACCGCGACCGTGGTCGGGGTGAATACGGTGTTTGCGCAACTGCTTAAAGCCTCAGCCGATGACCTGACTGGCCGCGGGTTTGGTGACCTTTTGACGCCGTCGTCACGCGCGGAGACTGAAGCCCGCCTGTTGGGCGGCAAAAGCGGGCGCTTTGATATTCATCTGGCCGCCAATCCTGACTTGCCGGTACAGATGCTGATCTCCGAAGATACGACCGGGTTTATGGTCTATCTGTTTGATGTGTCTGAACAAAAGGAACTGGAGCAAAGCCTCGCTCAGGTGCAGAAAATGCAGGCGATCGGCCAATTCGCCGGTGGTGTCGCTCACGACCTGAACAACCTCCTGACCGGCCTGAAACTGCGTATAGATGAGTTGCTCTATAACCATCCGCTCGGTGATCCGTCCTATGATGGCCTGAAAGAAATCCGCCAGATCGGCACCCGCGCTGAGGATCTGGTGTCCAAACTTCTGGCCTTCGCCCGCAAAAAGACCGTCAAGCGGGTCACGCTCAATATAGGTGAGCTGGTCTCTGAGTTCGAGGTCTTCCTGCGCCGACTGATGCGCGAAGACGTTAAGCTTGAGACCGATTACGGCCGCGACCTGCCCAATATTCACGCCGACAAGAGCCAGATGGAAATGGCGGTCATGAACCTGGTGGTCAATGCTCGCGACGCCGTCCATGCCTCCGGCGGCGGCAAGGTGCGCATTAAGACGGCGGTGTTGAGCCAGTCCGAGGCCGCAGCCCTCGGCTGGGCTGAAGCGCCGGAACAGGGCGCCGCCCTGATCGAAGTGTCCGACAACGGTCCCGGCATCCCGCCTGACATCATGGCCAAGGTGTTCGAGCCGTTCTTTACCACCAAGCCGCAGGGCGAAGGCACCGGCCTTGGCCTCGCCACCGTTTACGGCATCGTCAATCAGGCCGATGGCCACATCACCATCACCTCGGTCGTCGCCCCTGAGCCGAACCACGGGGCAATCTTTCGCATCTTCCTGCCGGTAAAGATCGAGGTCGCCATGCCCGAATCTGCGCCGGTCGCCCCGCTGGTGGTGGCCAAGGTCACGCCCAAGGACATGTCGGGCGCGGGCCGCATCCTGTTTGTCGAGGACGAAGACATCGTGCGCGGTATCGCGGCCCGTCTGTTGCGTCAGCGCGGCTATGAGGTGCTGGAGGCCGCTGACGGCGAAGAGGCGCTGGAGATTATCGAGGCCGAAAATGGCCGGTTCGACCTGCTGATTTCGGACGTGATCATGCCAGGTCTTGACGGGCCGTCCATGCTCAAGCGCGCGCGGCCCTTGCTCGGAAATGTGCCGGTGATGTTTATCTCTGGCTATGCCGAAGCCGAGTTCTCGGACCTGCTGGATAATGAGGCCAATATTTCCTTCCTGCCCAAACCGCTCGACATCAAGACACTGGCGGAGCGCGTCAAAGAACAACTCGCCGCATAA
- a CDS encoding heme-dependent oxidative N-demethylase family protein translates to MTPLHTPYDGSSKLFQIGLKPLDLHDWIDADTHLLAYLDAKDQVMNRVPHEVFVAEAGTEEAQGEVLHLLADHLPQRFPDTYHRLGPQLDIVPAFRRVRMDAPFLPPLLIAAGLIQEDLVLMRKGADGWRLTAGCVCFASSWSLPEKFGKPLDAIHAPVPGFAAGTRNASIMNRIFDNLTPDQPVVRWNWSIYGNDELHHPHLSPPRRFDDGIYLRLERQTLRKLPVSGDILFTIRIYIDPLEALTRRDDGAELARAIAAQIEALSPEELDYKGLTVEKDRLLQRLSEIV, encoded by the coding sequence ATGACCCCACTGCACACACCTTATGACGGTTCATCGAAACTATTTCAGATCGGCCTGAAGCCGCTCGATCTGCATGACTGGATTGATGCCGACACACATCTGCTGGCCTATCTGGATGCCAAGGATCAGGTCATGAACAGGGTTCCGCATGAGGTGTTTGTGGCTGAGGCGGGCACGGAAGAGGCGCAAGGAGAGGTGCTGCATTTGCTGGCCGATCATTTACCACAAAGATTTCCGGATACTTATCACCGTCTGGGGCCACAGCTTGATATTGTACCGGCGTTTCGGCGCGTGCGGATGGATGCACCATTTCTGCCGCCGCTGCTGATTGCGGCAGGGCTGATCCAGGAAGATCTGGTGCTGATGCGCAAAGGTGCCGATGGTTGGCGACTGACAGCGGGGTGCGTTTGTTTTGCGTCGTCATGGAGCCTGCCCGAAAAATTCGGTAAGCCGCTTGACGCCATCCACGCGCCGGTGCCGGGGTTTGCGGCGGGCACCCGCAACGCCAGCATCATGAACCGGATTTTCGATAACCTGACGCCGGATCAGCCGGTCGTGCGCTGGAACTGGTCGATCTATGGCAATGACGAATTGCACCACCCGCACCTGTCGCCACCGCGCCGGTTCGATGACGGGATCTACCTGCGGCTGGAGCGTCAGACCTTACGCAAGCTGCCGGTCAGCGGTGATATCCTGTTCACCATCCGCATCTATATCGACCCGCTGGAAGCGCTCACCCGCCGCGATGACGGTGCGGAACTGGCGCGGGCCATTGCCGCGCAGATTGAAGCCTTATCACCGGAAGAACTGGACTATAAGGGCTTGACGGTGGAGAAGGACAGGTTGTTGCAGCGGCTGTCGGAGATAGTTTAG
- the rpmE gene encoding 50S ribosomal protein L31 produces MKKDGHPDYHWITVTLTDGSSYQTRSTYSKEGAVLNLDIDPRTHPAWTGGANTLLDRAGRVSRFNNKFGGFLKK; encoded by the coding sequence ATGAAAAAAGATGGTCACCCCGATTATCACTGGATCACCGTCACCCTGACGGATGGGTCTTCGTATCAGACGCGCTCCACCTACAGCAAAGAAGGCGCGGTCCTGAACCTCGACATCGATCCGCGCACTCACCCGGCATGGACCGGTGGTGCCAACACCCTGCTTGACCGCGCCGGCCGCGTGTCGCGCTTCAACAACAAGTTCGGCGGCTTCCTTAAGAAATAA
- a CDS encoding ABC transporter transmembrane domain-containing protein — MQASSSPSPDTAVTDRPGSGSELVSQLSQAAGGRAKTRDLSPLKRLVPYLLRQKVDAGFAVLFLLLSSAATLGLTGASRFLIDNGFGSGNAAELNRWFLVLAGVAIMLAISTALRYYYITKLGERVVANLRKDVFGHILSLDPGFFLKIRTGEVVSRLTTDLQIIDTLVSSAISIALRNALSFIGGVTLLMFVSPKLTGLVLLIFPFVLVPLFTFGRSVGRLTRKSQDSFAQAVGFAAETLDALETVQAFVREAFAKTRFSGAVDEAYATSQQRMRARAIMTALVISLVFGGVAFVLWLGANAVMDGDMTEGALIQFVILSVLVAGSVGSLSETWGDVQKAAGAMSRVDELLSTEPGIKAPEHPVALLSPPVGHVRFDNIVFGYPSRPDLPVLDGFSLEVKPGETVALVGPSGAGKSTVFKLLLRYYEPVSGHIFMDGVDIAQADPKAVRERLSLVAQDASLFSGSAADNIRFGNAAATDDDIRAAATRAQALTFIEALPEGFNQPLGERAKSLSGGQKQRLSIARALVREAPILLLDEATSALDAENERLVQAALNEAMTTRTTLVIAHRLATVLKADRIVVMDGGKVVESGTHDELVARGGLYARLAELQFNAG; from the coding sequence ATGCAAGCTAGCTCATCTCCGTCCCCCGACACCGCCGTAACTGACCGCCCCGGATCGGGCAGCGAACTGGTCTCGCAATTGTCGCAAGCCGCCGGTGGCCGCGCCAAAACCCGCGACCTTAGCCCCCTGAAACGGCTGGTGCCTTACCTGTTGCGGCAAAAGGTCGATGCCGGGTTTGCGGTGCTGTTTCTGCTGCTGTCGTCAGCCGCCACTCTGGGGCTCACCGGCGCGTCGCGCTTTCTGATCGATAACGGCTTTGGATCGGGCAATGCGGCGGAACTGAACCGCTGGTTTCTGGTGTTGGCAGGGGTGGCGATCATGCTGGCCATATCCACGGCCTTGCGGTACTATTATATTACCAAACTGGGTGAGCGGGTGGTTGCCAATCTGCGCAAAGACGTGTTTGGGCATATACTTAGCCTCGATCCCGGCTTCTTCCTGAAAATCCGTACTGGCGAAGTGGTGTCGCGCCTGACGACTGATCTTCAGATCATCGATACGCTGGTGTCATCGGCCATTTCGATCGCGCTCAGAAACGCCCTGAGTTTCATTGGGGGGGTGACGCTATTGATGTTTGTCAGCCCCAAACTGACCGGCCTGGTGCTGTTGATCTTTCCGTTCGTGCTGGTGCCGTTGTTTACTTTTGGGCGCAGCGTCGGGCGGTTAACGCGCAAGTCTCAGGACAGTTTCGCGCAGGCCGTCGGTTTCGCCGCGGAAACGCTCGATGCGCTGGAAACCGTGCAGGCCTTTGTGCGCGAAGCCTTTGCCAAGACCAGGTTTTCCGGCGCGGTCGATGAAGCCTATGCGACCTCCCAACAACGGATGCGGGCCCGCGCCATTATGACCGCGCTGGTGATCTCGCTGGTCTTTGGCGGAGTGGCGTTTGTGCTGTGGCTGGGAGCCAATGCGGTCATGGACGGCGACATGACCGAAGGCGCGTTGATCCAGTTCGTGATCCTGTCGGTATTGGTGGCGGGGTCGGTAGGCTCACTGTCCGAGACCTGGGGCGACGTACAAAAAGCCGCCGGCGCCATGAGTCGCGTGGATGAGCTATTGAGCACCGAACCGGGCATTAAGGCGCCTGAGCATCCGGTGGCCTTGCTATCGCCGCCGGTGGGCCATGTCCGGTTTGATAATATCGTCTTTGGCTATCCGTCGCGGCCCGATCTGCCGGTGCTGGATGGCTTTTCGCTGGAGGTCAAACCGGGCGAAACCGTCGCTCTGGTCGGGCCATCCGGGGCCGGTAAATCGACGGTGTTTAAGCTGCTGCTGCGCTATTATGAGCCGGTGAGCGGCCATATTTTCATGGACGGCGTCGATATCGCACAAGCCGATCCCAAGGCGGTGCGGGAGCGCCTGTCGCTGGTGGCGCAGGATGCGTCGCTGTTTTCCGGCTCGGCGGCCGACAATATCCGCTTTGGCAATGCGGCCGCGACCGACGACGATATCCGCGCCGCGGCAACCCGTGCGCAGGCTTTGACCTTTATCGAAGCCCTGCCCGAAGGGTTCAATCAGCCCCTGGGTGAACGCGCCAAATCGCTGTCCGGCGGGCAAAAACAGCGCCTGTCGATTGCGCGGGCCCTGGTGCGTGAGGCACCGATCCTGCTGCTGGATGAGGCGACCAGTGCGCTGGATGCCGAGAATGAGCGGCTGGTGCAGGCGGCCCTCAATGAGGCGATGACAACGCGCACAACCTTGGTGATCGCGCACCGTCTGGCGACCGTGCTTAAGGCTGATCGGATTGTGGTCATGGATGGAGGCAAGGTGGTTGAGAGCGGCACCCACGATGAGCTTGTGGCCCGCGGCGGGCTTTATGCGCGTCTGGCCGAATTGCAGTTTAACGCGGGGTAG
- a CDS encoding SMP-30/gluconolactonase/LRE family protein, protein MMITRRSGLKMAFGMGAAVCAAPITALADSGIRILGGAGDLLGEGPLWSADTGRIFWVNIAAQKIYALNLKTKALQTWDAPKPVCYLAERKSGGMIAGLSDGVYAFDEKSSAFNLLVKPEDRTDTRLNDGKVDAKGRLWTGTMHLPWSEKVGAFYRVDNDLKATKVDGPYLCTNGPTFSPDLKRLWHVESFDKVVYVFDVAEDGTLSNKQVFVDFKTHEADGWGGPDGMATDVKGGVWIAHYGGGRISRFFPDGKFDFQVKLPASQITSLTFGGDKLDHLYVSSAAQFLPDGAPDKAVAGALFEVSPSLLHGHTGLPTNKFGG, encoded by the coding sequence ATGATGATTACACGTCGATCGGGCCTGAAAATGGCTTTCGGAATGGGGGCTGCCGTATGTGCGGCCCCGATCACCGCCTTGGCTGATAGCGGCATCCGCATATTGGGTGGTGCAGGCGACCTGCTCGGCGAAGGGCCTTTGTGGTCGGCGGATACCGGCCGGATATTCTGGGTCAATATCGCTGCCCAGAAAATCTATGCCCTGAACCTCAAAACCAAAGCCCTGCAAACATGGGATGCGCCGAAACCCGTCTGTTATCTGGCCGAACGCAAAAGTGGCGGCATGATCGCGGGCCTAAGCGACGGGGTTTATGCGTTCGATGAAAAGAGTTCGGCTTTCAACCTGCTGGTCAAACCCGAAGACCGCACAGATACCCGCCTCAATGACGGTAAGGTCGATGCCAAAGGCCGCCTGTGGACCGGCACCATGCACCTGCCCTGGTCGGAAAAAGTCGGGGCCTTTTACAGGGTCGATAACGATCTGAAAGCTACCAAGGTTGACGGACCATATCTGTGTACCAATGGCCCGACCTTTAGTCCCGATTTGAAGCGGCTGTGGCACGTCGAGTCCTTTGACAAAGTGGTCTATGTGTTTGATGTCGCCGAAGACGGCACGCTGTCCAACAAGCAGGTGTTTGTGGATTTTAAAACCCATGAAGCCGATGGCTGGGGCGGGCCAGACGGCATGGCGACAGACGTCAAGGGCGGGGTGTGGATCGCCCATTACGGCGGCGGGCGCATCAGCCGCTTTTTCCCGGACGGCAAGTTTGATTTTCAGGTCAAACTGCCCGCCAGCCAGATCACCAGCCTGACCTTTGGCGGCGATAAGCTGGATCACCTGTACGTCAGTTCCGCAGCGCAATTCCTGCCTGACGGTGCGCCGGATAAGGCCGTGGCGGGTGCGCTGTTTGAGGTGTCCCCGTCCCTCTTGCACGGTCATACGGGCCTGCCAACCAACAAGTTTGGGGGCTGA
- a CDS encoding inositol monophosphatase family protein — protein MILQSSLIQVMVASVRKSLKGISRDFGEVTELQVSRKGPGDFVTAADKRVEAALFEELTRVRPGYGFLGEEQGMIDGTDKSHTWIVDPIDGTTNFMHGIPHFACTVALERSGEIVAGVTYNPITNDLYWAEKGKGAYHNDRRLRVSSRKQLDETVIATGLPFIGKAGHTQALKELHQIMQRTAGIRRMGACSLDLAMVAAGQYDGYWERGLKPWDMAAGLLLVAEAGGKVTSIENDDSPMKTGELLATNLELYPQLLDKLKIGAV, from the coding sequence ATGATCCTGCAATCCTCCCTCATCCAGGTCATGGTCGCTTCGGTGCGTAAGTCGCTGAAGGGCATCTCACGCGACTTCGGCGAAGTCACCGAGCTTCAGGTTTCGCGCAAAGGCCCCGGCGATTTCGTCACCGCCGCCGATAAGCGCGTCGAAGCCGCCCTGTTTGAAGAACTGACCCGCGTGCGCCCCGGCTATGGCTTCCTCGGCGAAGAACAAGGCATGATAGACGGCACCGACAAATCCCACACCTGGATTGTCGACCCGATCGATGGCACCACCAACTTCATGCACGGCATCCCGCATTTTGCCTGCACGGTCGCATTGGAGCGCAGCGGCGAGATCGTCGCCGGTGTCACCTATAACCCGATCACCAATGACCTTTATTGGGCCGAAAAGGGTAAGGGCGCGTATCATAACGACCGCCGCCTGCGCGTCTCATCGCGTAAGCAACTGGACGAAACCGTGATTGCCACGGGATTACCATTCATTGGCAAGGCCGGTCACACCCAGGCCCTGAAAGAACTGCACCAGATCATGCAACGCACCGCCGGCATCCGCCGCATGGGTGCCTGCTCGCTCGATCTGGCCATGGTCGCTGCCGGTCAGTATGACGGCTACTGGGAACGCGGTCTAAAGCCGTGGGACATGGCCGCGGGGCTGTTGCTGGTGGCCGAAGCGGGCGGCAAGGTTACCTCGATTGAGAACGACGACTCGCCGATGAAAACCGGTGAATTGCTGGCCACCAACTTAGAGCTCTATCCGCAACTGCTGGATAAGCTGAAGATCGGCGCAGTCTAA
- the efp gene encoding elongation factor P, translating into MPKINANTIKPGMVLEYQGGLWTVVKTAHVKPGKGGAFAQVELKNLITGTKLNERLRSEDTVDRVTLEQKDHLYLFEEGDMLVFMDQENYEQISLHKDWVGEDQIQYLHDGMVVILEFHDERPISITLPDTVILEVVETEPTIKGQTASSSYKPAKASNGMRVMIPPFMGVGERIVVATENGEYMKRAD; encoded by the coding sequence ATGCCCAAAATTAACGCGAACACCATCAAACCCGGTATGGTTCTCGAATATCAGGGCGGTCTGTGGACCGTCGTGAAGACTGCGCACGTAAAGCCCGGTAAGGGCGGCGCCTTTGCTCAGGTCGAGCTGAAGAACCTGATCACCGGCACCAAGCTGAATGAGCGTCTGCGCTCCGAAGACACCGTTGATCGCGTTACCCTTGAGCAGAAAGATCACCTCTACCTGTTTGAAGAGGGCGACATGCTGGTGTTCATGGATCAGGAAAACTACGAACAAATCAGCCTGCATAAGGATTGGGTCGGCGAAGACCAGATCCAGTACCTGCATGACGGCATGGTCGTGATCCTGGAATTCCACGATGAACGTCCGATCTCGATTACCCTGCCTGACACCGTGATCCTTGAGGTCGTGGAAACCGAGCCTACCATCAAGGGCCAGACCGCGTCATCTTCCTATAAGCCCGCCAAGGCCTCCAACGGCATGCGCGTCATGATCCCGCCATTTATGGGCGTGGGTGAGCGCATCGTCGTCGCCACCGAAAACGGCGAATATATGAAGCGCGCAGACTGA